From the genome of Neodiprion pinetum isolate iyNeoPine1 chromosome 3, iyNeoPine1.2, whole genome shotgun sequence, one region includes:
- the LOC124215295 gene encoding arf-GAP with dual PH domain-containing protein 1 isoform X2 encodes MADSNEKLLAELLKKPGNNVCADCGTKNPEWASYNIGIFVCTRCAGVHRSMGAHISKVKHLKLDRWEDSQVTRVREVGNNVARLHYEERVPSCYRRPNQDAPQVLVEQWIRAKYEREEFCHPERQNHYVSGFMEGFLMKRGKEDSKYHPRKFVLSEADDTLKYHVKENKEPKAVLRISELNVAFAPAKTGLQNSLQISFMKDGTTRHLYVYHEDPEVITNWYLAIRCAKLHRLQIAYPGISESELLLQLTRDFAREGYLWKTGPRHSDAYKKRWFTLDGRKLMYHDEPMDAHPKGEIFLGSTMDGFAVKLGVPTGAKDQGFSFTLETPDRSYLLSAQSNDDRTQWMSIIQRVIEKPLTPHDMSTARLVRKRTASGTMNIFSSVR; translated from the exons ATGGCGGACTCGAACGAAAAGTTGTTAGCAGAGCTCCTaaaaaaacctggaaataACGTCTGTGCTGATTGCGGAACTAAAA ATCCAGAATGGGCTTCATACAATATTGGAATCTTTGTGTGCACAAGGTGTGCCGGTGTGCATCGATCTATGGGGGCTCACATATCAAAGGTGAAACATTTAAAGTTGGATCGATGGGAAGACTCTCAAGTAACTCGCGTTCGCGAAGTTGGTAATAATGTGGCACGACTTCATTATGAAGAACGAGTACCTTCTTGTTATCGAAGGCCCAATCAAGATGCACCACA AGTACTAGTGGAGCAATGGATACGAGCTAAATATGAACGTGAAGAATTTTGTCACCCAGAAAGACAGAATCATTATGTTTCTGGTTTCATGGAAGGATTCTTGATGAAGCGAGGAAAAGAGGACTCAAAATATCACCCACGAAAATTTGTTCTGTCAGAGGCCGACGACACGTTAAAATATCATGTCAAAGAGAACAag GAACCAAAAGCTGTACTCAGGATATCAGAATTAAATGTCGCATTTGCACCTGCAAAAACTGGCCTTCAAAATAGCTTACAAATTTCTTTTATGAAAGATGGGACCACAAGACATCTTTATGTCTATCATGAAGATCCTGAAGTTATAACAAACTGGTACTTGGCCATTAGATGTGCAAAGCTGCATCGCTTACAAATAGCATATCCTGGAATCTCAGAATCTGAATTACTTTTGCAACTGACAAGAGATTTTGCCCGAGAAGGGTATCTGTGGAAAACGGGTCCAAGGCATTCAGATGCATATAAGAAAAGATGGTTCACTCTAGATGGTCGGAAGCTGATGTACCATGACGAGCCTATG GATGCACATCCAaaaggagaaatttttttgggaTCCACCATGGATGGCTTCGCTGTAAAACTGGGTGTACCAACCGGTGCTAAGGATCAGGGTTTTTCCTTTACTCTTGAGACACCTGACAGAAGTTATTTACTTTCGGCTCAAAGCAACGATGATAGGACGCAGTGGATGAGCATCATTCAAAGGGTGATTGAAAAACCATTGACTCCACATGATATGTCGA CAGCGCGTTTAGTGAGGAAACGCACAGCAAGTGGTACCATGAATATTTTCTCATCGGTGAGGTAG
- the LOC124215295 gene encoding arf-GAP with dual PH domain-containing protein 1 isoform X3 — MADSNEKLLAELLKKPGNNVCADCGTKNPEWASYNIGIFVCTRCAGVHRSMGAHISKVKHLKLDRWEDSQVTRVREVGNNVARLHYEERVPSCYRRPNQDAPQVLVEQWIRAKYEREEFCHPERQNHYVSGFMEGFLMKRGKEDSKYHPRKFVLSEADDTLKYHVKENKEPKAVLRISELNVAFAPAKTGLQNSLQISFMKDGTTRHLYVYHEDPEVITNWYLAIRCAKLHRLQIAYPGISESELLLQLTRDFAREGYLWKTGPRHSDAYKKRWFTLDGRKLMYHDEPMDAHPKGEIFLGSTMDGFAVKLGVPTGAKDQGFSFTLETPDRSYLLSAQSNDDRTQWMSIIQRQRV; from the exons ATGGCGGACTCGAACGAAAAGTTGTTAGCAGAGCTCCTaaaaaaacctggaaataACGTCTGTGCTGATTGCGGAACTAAAA ATCCAGAATGGGCTTCATACAATATTGGAATCTTTGTGTGCACAAGGTGTGCCGGTGTGCATCGATCTATGGGGGCTCACATATCAAAGGTGAAACATTTAAAGTTGGATCGATGGGAAGACTCTCAAGTAACTCGCGTTCGCGAAGTTGGTAATAATGTGGCACGACTTCATTATGAAGAACGAGTACCTTCTTGTTATCGAAGGCCCAATCAAGATGCACCACA AGTACTAGTGGAGCAATGGATACGAGCTAAATATGAACGTGAAGAATTTTGTCACCCAGAAAGACAGAATCATTATGTTTCTGGTTTCATGGAAGGATTCTTGATGAAGCGAGGAAAAGAGGACTCAAAATATCACCCACGAAAATTTGTTCTGTCAGAGGCCGACGACACGTTAAAATATCATGTCAAAGAGAACAag GAACCAAAAGCTGTACTCAGGATATCAGAATTAAATGTCGCATTTGCACCTGCAAAAACTGGCCTTCAAAATAGCTTACAAATTTCTTTTATGAAAGATGGGACCACAAGACATCTTTATGTCTATCATGAAGATCCTGAAGTTATAACAAACTGGTACTTGGCCATTAGATGTGCAAAGCTGCATCGCTTACAAATAGCATATCCTGGAATCTCAGAATCTGAATTACTTTTGCAACTGACAAGAGATTTTGCCCGAGAAGGGTATCTGTGGAAAACGGGTCCAAGGCATTCAGATGCATATAAGAAAAGATGGTTCACTCTAGATGGTCGGAAGCTGATGTACCATGACGAGCCTATG GATGCACATCCAaaaggagaaatttttttgggaTCCACCATGGATGGCTTCGCTGTAAAACTGGGTGTACCAACCGGTGCTAAGGATCAGGGTTTTTCCTTTACTCTTGAGACACCTGACAGAAGTTATTTACTTTCGGCTCAAAGCAACGATGATAGGACGCAGTGGATGAGCATCATTCAAAGG CAGCGCGTTTAG
- the LOC124215295 gene encoding arf-GAP with dual PH domain-containing protein 1 isoform X4 produces MADSNEKLLAELLKKPGNNVCADCGTKNPEWASYNIGIFVCTRCAGVHRSMGAHISKVKHLKLDRWEDSQVTRVREVGNNVARLHYEERVPSCYRRPNQDAPQVLVEQWIRAKYEREEFCHPERQNHYVSGFMEGFLMKRGKEDSKYHPRKFVLSEADDTLKYHVKENKEPKAVLRISELNVAFAPAKTGLQNSLQISFMKDGTTRHLYVYHEDPEVITNWYLAIRCAKLHRLQIAYPGISESELLLQLTRDFAREGYLWKTGPRHSDAYKKRWFTLDGRKLMYHDEPMDAHPKGEIFLGSTMDGFAVKLGVPTGAKDQGFSFTLETPDRSYLLSAQSNDDRTQWMSIIQR; encoded by the exons ATGGCGGACTCGAACGAAAAGTTGTTAGCAGAGCTCCTaaaaaaacctggaaataACGTCTGTGCTGATTGCGGAACTAAAA ATCCAGAATGGGCTTCATACAATATTGGAATCTTTGTGTGCACAAGGTGTGCCGGTGTGCATCGATCTATGGGGGCTCACATATCAAAGGTGAAACATTTAAAGTTGGATCGATGGGAAGACTCTCAAGTAACTCGCGTTCGCGAAGTTGGTAATAATGTGGCACGACTTCATTATGAAGAACGAGTACCTTCTTGTTATCGAAGGCCCAATCAAGATGCACCACA AGTACTAGTGGAGCAATGGATACGAGCTAAATATGAACGTGAAGAATTTTGTCACCCAGAAAGACAGAATCATTATGTTTCTGGTTTCATGGAAGGATTCTTGATGAAGCGAGGAAAAGAGGACTCAAAATATCACCCACGAAAATTTGTTCTGTCAGAGGCCGACGACACGTTAAAATATCATGTCAAAGAGAACAag GAACCAAAAGCTGTACTCAGGATATCAGAATTAAATGTCGCATTTGCACCTGCAAAAACTGGCCTTCAAAATAGCTTACAAATTTCTTTTATGAAAGATGGGACCACAAGACATCTTTATGTCTATCATGAAGATCCTGAAGTTATAACAAACTGGTACTTGGCCATTAGATGTGCAAAGCTGCATCGCTTACAAATAGCATATCCTGGAATCTCAGAATCTGAATTACTTTTGCAACTGACAAGAGATTTTGCCCGAGAAGGGTATCTGTGGAAAACGGGTCCAAGGCATTCAGATGCATATAAGAAAAGATGGTTCACTCTAGATGGTCGGAAGCTGATGTACCATGACGAGCCTATG GATGCACATCCAaaaggagaaatttttttgggaTCCACCATGGATGGCTTCGCTGTAAAACTGGGTGTACCAACCGGTGCTAAGGATCAGGGTTTTTCCTTTACTCTTGAGACACCTGACAGAAGTTATTTACTTTCGGCTCAAAGCAACGATGATAGGACGCAGTGGATGAGCATCATTCAAAGG TAG
- the LOC124215295 gene encoding arf-GAP with dual PH domain-containing protein 1 isoform X1, producing the protein MADSNEKLLAELLKKPGNNVCADCGTKNPEWASYNIGIFVCTRCAGVHRSMGAHISKVKHLKLDRWEDSQVTRVREVGNNVARLHYEERVPSCYRRPNQDAPQVLVEQWIRAKYEREEFCHPERQNHYVSGFMEGFLMKRGKEDSKYHPRKFVLSEADDTLKYHVKENKEPKAVLRISELNVAFAPAKTGLQNSLQISFMKDGTTRHLYVYHEDPEVITNWYLAIRCAKLHRLQIAYPGISESELLLQLTRDFAREGYLWKTGPRHSDAYKKRWFTLDGRKLMYHDEPMDAHPKGEIFLGSTMDGFAVKLGVPTGAKDQGFSFTLETPDRSYLLSAQSNDDRTQWMSIIQRVIEKPLTPHDMSIAARLVRKRTASGTMNIFSSVR; encoded by the exons ATGGCGGACTCGAACGAAAAGTTGTTAGCAGAGCTCCTaaaaaaacctggaaataACGTCTGTGCTGATTGCGGAACTAAAA ATCCAGAATGGGCTTCATACAATATTGGAATCTTTGTGTGCACAAGGTGTGCCGGTGTGCATCGATCTATGGGGGCTCACATATCAAAGGTGAAACATTTAAAGTTGGATCGATGGGAAGACTCTCAAGTAACTCGCGTTCGCGAAGTTGGTAATAATGTGGCACGACTTCATTATGAAGAACGAGTACCTTCTTGTTATCGAAGGCCCAATCAAGATGCACCACA AGTACTAGTGGAGCAATGGATACGAGCTAAATATGAACGTGAAGAATTTTGTCACCCAGAAAGACAGAATCATTATGTTTCTGGTTTCATGGAAGGATTCTTGATGAAGCGAGGAAAAGAGGACTCAAAATATCACCCACGAAAATTTGTTCTGTCAGAGGCCGACGACACGTTAAAATATCATGTCAAAGAGAACAag GAACCAAAAGCTGTACTCAGGATATCAGAATTAAATGTCGCATTTGCACCTGCAAAAACTGGCCTTCAAAATAGCTTACAAATTTCTTTTATGAAAGATGGGACCACAAGACATCTTTATGTCTATCATGAAGATCCTGAAGTTATAACAAACTGGTACTTGGCCATTAGATGTGCAAAGCTGCATCGCTTACAAATAGCATATCCTGGAATCTCAGAATCTGAATTACTTTTGCAACTGACAAGAGATTTTGCCCGAGAAGGGTATCTGTGGAAAACGGGTCCAAGGCATTCAGATGCATATAAGAAAAGATGGTTCACTCTAGATGGTCGGAAGCTGATGTACCATGACGAGCCTATG GATGCACATCCAaaaggagaaatttttttgggaTCCACCATGGATGGCTTCGCTGTAAAACTGGGTGTACCAACCGGTGCTAAGGATCAGGGTTTTTCCTTTACTCTTGAGACACCTGACAGAAGTTATTTACTTTCGGCTCAAAGCAACGATGATAGGACGCAGTGGATGAGCATCATTCAAAGGGTGATTGAAAAACCATTGACTCCACATGATATGTCGA TAGCAGCGCGTTTAGTGAGGAAACGCACAGCAAGTGGTACCATGAATATTTTCTCATCGGTGAGGTAG